A genomic region of Lysinibacillus sp. 2017 contains the following coding sequences:
- the qcrB gene encoding menaquinol-cytochrome c reductase cytochrome b subunit encodes MLNKIYDWVDERLDITPIWRDIADHEVPEHVNPAHHFSAFVYCFGGLTFFITVIQILSGMFLTMYYVPDVENAWKSVYYLQNEVAFGEIVRGMHHWGASLVIVMMFLHTLRVFFTGSYKKPRELNWLVGVGIFGVMLGLGFTGYLLPWDMKALFATKVGIEIAASVPYLGDIIKVLLAGDSTILGAQTLTRFFAIHVFFLPAVLFALLAVHFIMIRKQGISGPL; translated from the coding sequence GTGCTAAACAAAATTTATGATTGGGTCGATGAACGTTTAGATATTACTCCTATTTGGCGTGATATTGCCGACCACGAAGTGCCAGAGCACGTTAACCCTGCCCATCACTTTTCAGCATTCGTATACTGTTTCGGGGGATTAACTTTCTTCATAACAGTAATTCAAATTTTATCTGGTATGTTCTTAACGATGTACTATGTACCAGACGTTGAAAATGCTTGGAAATCAGTTTATTACTTACAAAACGAAGTAGCGTTCGGTGAAATCGTTCGTGGTATGCACCACTGGGGGGCTTCATTGGTAATTGTAATGATGTTCTTACATACGCTTCGTGTATTCTTCACTGGTTCATATAAGAAACCTCGTGAATTAAACTGGTTAGTTGGTGTAGGTATTTTTGGAGTTATGTTAGGTTTAGGTTTCACAGGTTATTTACTACCTTGGGACATGAAGGCGTTATTTGCAACTAAAGTAGGTATCGAAATTGCCGCTTCAGTACCATATCTTGGTGACATCATTAAAGTTTTACTTGCTGGTGACTCTACAATTCTCGGCGCTCAAACTTTAACTCGTTTCTTTGCAATTCACGTATTCTTCTTACCTGCAGTATTATTTGCATTATTGGCAGTTCACTTTATTATGATTCGAAAACAAGGTATTTCAGGTCCTCTATGA
- a CDS encoding menaquinol-cytochrome c reductase cytochrome b/c subunit yields the protein MQRGKGMKFVGDSRIKANNRMANVPKDYTEYPGKTEAFWPDFLLKEWMVGAVFLIGYLLLTVAHPSPLEGPADPTNASYIPLPDWYFLSMYQLLKYTYASGPYNIFGLIIPGIAFITLALAPFLDTTPERRPSKRPLPVAFLLLGIAALIYTTWESVEATNWEAVKAQGVITDKDLGLLPDVEVDETSEGYEIYQAQASCIGCHGGDLAGVSGPMLLGNELTAEEVSEVIHNGRGGMPAGAFSGTEEELQVLAEFIANLKEEK from the coding sequence ATGCAACGCGGAAAAGGTATGAAGTTCGTTGGTGATTCGCGTATTAAGGCGAATAACCGTATGGCGAACGTGCCAAAAGATTATACCGAGTATCCTGGTAAAACAGAAGCTTTCTGGCCAGACTTCTTATTAAAAGAATGGATGGTAGGGGCTGTATTCTTAATTGGATATTTACTGTTAACTGTCGCTCATCCTTCACCACTTGAAGGTCCGGCAGATCCAACCAATGCATCTTATATTCCTTTACCGGACTGGTACTTCTTATCAATGTACCAATTATTAAAATATACGTATGCATCTGGTCCATATAATATCTTCGGATTAATTATTCCAGGTATCGCATTTATTACATTAGCATTAGCACCATTCTTAGATACTACGCCAGAGCGTCGTCCATCTAAACGTCCTTTACCGGTAGCATTTTTGTTACTAGGTATCGCTGCACTTATTTATACAACTTGGGAATCAGTTGAAGCAACTAACTGGGAAGCAGTTAAAGCACAAGGTGTTATTACAGATAAAGATTTAGGTTTATTACCTGATGTTGAAGTTGATGAAACTTCTGAAGGTTATGAAATCTATCAAGCTCAAGCATCTTGTATCGGGTGTCACGGTGGTGATTTAGCTGGTGTATCTGGTCCAATGTTATTAGGTAATGAATTAACAGCTGAAGAAGTATCTGAAGTTATCCATAATGGTCGTGGCGGTATGCCAGCTGGCGCATTCAGTGGTACAGAAGAAGAGCTTCAAGTTTTAGCTGAATTCATTGCTAACTTAAAAGAAGAAAAGTAA
- a CDS encoding DUF1405 domain-containing protein — protein sequence MKPLVMQLQYILNQRAFLIILLVINVLGTIYGYYWYQGQLEMTDPKYYIFVPDSPTASLFFCLAIVGWLLGRNFKLMEVLALVTLIKYGLWAVVMNLLTLLDTGYIGWMGWMLVASHFLMAVQAVLYLPKYRFELWHVIVAAIWTLHNDVIDYLFGQMPIYHVIDQYPSEIGYFTFWLSIACILLAFLESRKREYLQRL from the coding sequence ATGAAACCACTTGTTATGCAATTGCAATATATATTGAACCAACGCGCATTTTTAATAATTTTATTAGTGATCAATGTACTTGGTACAATTTATGGATATTATTGGTATCAAGGGCAACTTGAGATGACTGACCCGAAATATTATATTTTTGTTCCAGATTCTCCAACCGCAAGCTTATTTTTTTGCTTGGCTATCGTAGGTTGGTTACTCGGTAGAAACTTTAAATTGATGGAAGTCTTAGCACTTGTAACCCTTATTAAATACGGCTTATGGGCAGTTGTCATGAATCTATTAACGTTACTTGATACCGGGTATATTGGCTGGATGGGTTGGATGCTTGTGGCGTCACACTTTTTAATGGCTGTACAAGCCGTTCTTTATTTACCAAAATATCGATTTGAATTGTGGCATGTCATTGTCGCTGCTATTTGGACACTTCACAATGATGTGATTGATTATTTATTTGGTCAAATGCCTATTTATCATGTGATTGACCAATACCCAAGTGAAATCGGCTATTTCACATTTTGGCTATCTATTGCTTGTATCTTGCTCGCTTTTTTAGAAAGTCGCAAGCGCGAATATTTGCAACGCCTGTAA
- a CDS encoding zinc metallopeptidase, which translates to MGMFIVYFLIVLLLPLYAQMKVKSTYKKFAKVPAEKGMTGAQVARYILDQHGLADVRVVPTQGVLADHYNPTTKTVALSEDNYYNSSLAGTAVAAHEVGHAIQHSEAYSFLTFRSKLVPVASFASNFSWIFVIIGMLAQLSNLLLIGIVLLAAGVVFQLITLPVEFDASKRAMNEVVALGIINNTEERSARKVLNAAAMTYVAAASVAVLELLRLILIYTGMGNSDD; encoded by the coding sequence ATGGGAATGTTTATCGTTTACTTTTTAATCGTGTTATTATTACCTTTATACGCACAAATGAAAGTGAAAAGCACATACAAAAAATTTGCGAAAGTACCAGCCGAAAAAGGGATGACTGGTGCACAAGTTGCTCGATATATTTTAGATCAACATGGATTAGCAGATGTTCGTGTAGTACCGACACAAGGGGTACTTGCGGATCACTATAACCCAACGACAAAAACAGTAGCATTATCTGAAGACAATTATTATAATTCTTCACTTGCAGGTACAGCTGTCGCAGCGCATGAGGTTGGTCACGCGATTCAACACTCAGAAGCGTATTCATTTTTAACGTTCCGTTCTAAATTAGTGCCAGTAGCAAGCTTTGCTTCAAATTTCTCTTGGATTTTTGTTATTATTGGGATGTTGGCTCAATTGTCTAATTTATTATTAATCGGTATCGTGCTATTAGCTGCAGGTGTTGTGTTCCAATTAATTACATTACCAGTGGAGTTTGATGCTTCAAAACGTGCGATGAATGAAGTCGTGGCATTAGGGATTATTAATAATACGGAAGAACGTTCAGCACGTAAAGTACTAAATGCAGCAGCAATGACTTATGTAGCAGCAGCATCTGTTGCCGTATTAGAGCTACTTCGTTTAATTTTAATTTATACAGGTATGGGGAATTCAGACGACTAA
- a CDS encoding YitT family protein, with product MQGIKLQNIVGILIGTALFSFGFVHFNMQNQLGEGGFSGITLILYFTLNWDPALMNLLLNIPMFILGWRLLGKKSFIYTLVGTISVSVFLKIFQKYEFQMHLQEDLLLVSLFAGVFVGVGLGIVFRFGGTTGGVDILARLANKYLGWSMGKTMFAFDFVVILLSWLTFLDAHSMMYTLVAVYVGGRVIDLVQDGAYSAKGVFIISLQSGEIADVISTSMGRGITIFDGHGHYTKEHRDVLYCVVGRNELVRLKSIIHTIDPHAFVSVMDVKDVAGEGFTLDEKKQPLN from the coding sequence ATGCAAGGAATCAAGCTACAAAATATAGTCGGAATCTTAATCGGGACTGCACTCTTTAGTTTCGGTTTTGTCCATTTTAATATGCAAAACCAACTTGGTGAAGGTGGATTTAGTGGTATTACACTTATTTTATATTTTACACTAAATTGGGACCCTGCATTAATGAATTTACTTTTAAATATTCCAATGTTTATCCTTGGATGGCGCTTACTTGGCAAAAAGTCATTCATTTATACACTTGTTGGAACAATTAGCGTATCAGTGTTTTTGAAGATTTTCCAAAAGTATGAGTTCCAGATGCATCTACAAGAGGATTTGCTACTTGTTTCGTTATTTGCTGGTGTTTTTGTCGGTGTCGGTCTAGGTATTGTGTTCCGTTTTGGCGGAACAACTGGTGGCGTTGATATTTTAGCGCGATTAGCGAATAAATATCTCGGCTGGAGCATGGGCAAAACAATGTTTGCCTTTGACTTTGTTGTTATTTTACTTTCTTGGCTTACATTTTTAGATGCACATTCAATGATGTATACGTTAGTTGCCGTTTATGTAGGCGGTCGTGTTATTGATCTTGTACAAGATGGTGCTTATTCAGCTAAGGGTGTTTTTATTATTTCTTTACAATCTGGGGAAATTGCCGATGTCATTTCAACATCAATGGGGCGTGGTATTACAATTTTTGATGGACATGGCCATTATACGAAAGAGCATCGTGATGTGCTGTATTGTGTTGTTGGACGAAACGAACTCGTTCGCTTGAAATCAATCATTCATACGATAGACCCACACGCTTTCGTATCTGTTATGGATGTAAAAGACGTAGCGGGTGAAGGCTTTACACTTGATGAAAAAAAACAGCCCCTAAATTAA
- the dapB gene encoding 4-hydroxy-tetrahydrodipicolinate reductase translates to MSIKVAIAGARGKMGVEAVHTVMKNDGMELVAVLDYKDVGQTLATLELFPNHYEVPIYTDFEQLVADTKPDVFVDLTNPHFVYEHTKQALLNSVRPVIGTTGFTDDQLQELTNLSVEKGIGCIVAPNFAIGAILMMKFAKEAAKYFPDVEIIEMHHDQKLDAPSGTGLKTAQMISEVRATKQQGHLDEKETHAGARGANYDGMHIHSVRLPGLVAHQQVLFGGTGELLTIRHDSFNRGSFMGGIAFCIVEVMKRETLVYGLENII, encoded by the coding sequence ATGTCAATTAAAGTAGCCATTGCTGGAGCAAGAGGTAAAATGGGTGTAGAAGCCGTACATACAGTTATGAAAAATGATGGAATGGAACTTGTTGCCGTTTTAGATTATAAAGATGTCGGTCAAACTTTGGCCACGTTAGAACTATTTCCAAATCATTATGAAGTCCCAATTTATACGGATTTCGAACAATTAGTAGCTGACACAAAGCCAGATGTATTTGTTGATTTAACGAACCCCCATTTTGTATATGAGCATACAAAGCAGGCATTATTGAATAGTGTTCGCCCAGTTATCGGTACAACAGGATTTACAGATGATCAATTACAAGAGCTAACAAATTTATCAGTTGAAAAAGGAATAGGATGTATTGTTGCTCCTAACTTCGCAATTGGTGCCATTTTGATGATGAAATTTGCAAAAGAAGCAGCTAAGTATTTCCCAGATGTTGAAATAATTGAAATGCACCATGATCAAAAGCTCGATGCACCATCTGGAACAGGACTTAAAACCGCACAAATGATTAGTGAAGTGCGAGCTACCAAGCAACAAGGTCATTTAGATGAAAAGGAAACACATGCTGGTGCACGTGGCGCAAATTATGATGGTATGCACATTCATTCAGTGCGTCTTCCTGGTTTAGTTGCACATCAACAAGTATTATTTGGAGGAACAGGTGAATTATTAACGATACGACATGACTCCTTCAATCGTGGCAGCTTTATGGGCGGCATCGCATTTTGTATCGTAGAAGTTATGAAACGTGAAACGTTAGTATACGGGTTAGAGAACATTATTTAG
- the mgsA gene encoding methylglyoxal synthase, whose product MKIALIAHDRKKDNLIQFAIAYRDIIAEHDLYATGTTGTMIEAETGLPITKFRSGPLGGDQQIGAMIANNDMDMVFFFRDPLTAQPHEPDVMALVRLCDLYHIPLATNMGTAEILLKGLQEGFVDWRKIEERRQ is encoded by the coding sequence ATGAAAATCGCATTAATTGCACACGATCGTAAAAAGGATAATTTAATTCAATTTGCTATTGCTTATCGAGATATTATAGCAGAACACGATTTATACGCGACAGGGACAACTGGGACAATGATTGAAGCAGAAACAGGGTTACCTATTACTAAATTCCGTTCAGGACCACTTGGTGGAGATCAACAAATTGGTGCAATGATTGCCAACAATGATATGGATATGGTCTTTTTCTTCCGTGATCCATTGACTGCACAACCACATGAACCAGATGTAATGGCACTTGTACGTTTATGTGACCTATATCATATTCCATTAGCAACGAATATGGGAACTGCTGAAATTTTACTAAAAGGTTTACAAGAAGGCTTTGTTGACTGGAGAAAAATTGAGGAAAGAAGACAATAG